A genomic stretch from Camelus dromedarius isolate mCamDro1 chromosome 10, mCamDro1.pat, whole genome shotgun sequence includes:
- the LRRC19 gene encoding leucine-rich repeat-containing protein 19 — protein sequence MTYFFFFNGVEERADSSHTSLREKKKVKVCDMKTTSITILFWPLFILLLSDKSQTSKTEVKCNFTAKNYALIPANINKDVTILDLSYNKITLNVTDTTVLQTYFLLTELYLIENNVIILHNNSFGKLSNLEILNICRNSIHIIQQGAFMGLNKLKQLYLCQNKILQLNPDIFVPLKNLILLSLQGNLISYFDVPLLSHLEFITLYENPWNCSCSLLSLQNWLNTSNVTLENENITMCNYPDILKHYNIKTVPYKAECYSKFPSLITKDLYNHFQSISNSTLHSSFNNITRNSEHESLGKSWALLVGVVVTVLMTSLLIFIAIKCPVWYNILLSYNHHRLEEHEAETYENGFTGNPSSPSQIPDTNPEETTVIFEQPHSFVIDDDGFIEDKYIDTQELHEEN from the exons atgacatacttttttttttttaatggtgtagAAGAAAGAGCAGATTCCTCACACACCagtctcagagaaaagaaaaaagtaaag GTTTGTGATATGAAAACCACAAGCATCACGATCTTGTTTTGGCCGCTCTTCATCCTATTATTATCAGACAAAAGCCAGACTTCTAAAACA gaaGTCAAATGTAATTTCACTGCAAAGAATTATGCTTTGATTCCAGCAAATATCAATAAAGATGTTACTATACTTGATCTCAGTTATAACAAAATTACTCTGAATGTTACAGACACAACAGTTCTACAGACTTATTTTTTACTCACTGAGCTCTATTTGATTGAGAACAATGTCATCATCTTACATAATAATAGTTTTGGGAAACTCTCCAatctagaaattttaaatatttgtagaaactCCATCCACATAATTCAACAGGGTGCTTTTATGGGCTTAAATAAGCTAAAACAGCTATATCTctgccaaaacaaaatattacaacTGAATCCTGATATATTTGTGCCTCTAAAAAACCTGATACTACTTAGTCTGCAAGGCAATTTGATAAGCTATTTTGATGTACCACTACTGTCTCATCTGGAATTCATAACTTTATATGAAAACCCATGGAACTGCTCTTGTAGTCTACTGAGTTTGCAAAACTGGTTGAACACATCGAATGTGACACTAG aaaatgaaaacatcaccATGTGTAACTATCCAGATATCCTGAAGCACTACAATATCAAAACAGTACCTTACAAGGCTGAATGCTACTCAAAATTTCCTTCGCTTATAACTAAAGatctttataatcattttcaGTCCATTAGCAATTCAACACTTCATAGCTCTTTCAACAACATCACAAGAAATTCAG AACATGAATCTCTTGGAAAAAGCTGGGCTTTGCTTGTTGGTGTTGTAGTTACCGTACTGATGACTTCACTCCTCATTTTTATTGCTATCAAATGTCCAGTATGGTATAACATTCTGCTAAGTTACAATCATCATCGCCTGGAAGAGCATGAAGCAGAAACCTATGAAAATGGTTTTACCGGAAATCCAAGTTCTCCTTCACAGATACCAGATACAAATCCTGAAGAAACTACAGTAATATTTGAACAACCACAttcatttgtgatagatgatgATGGGTTTATTGAAGACAAATATATAGATACTCAAGAAttacatgaagaaaattaa